From the Oncorhynchus nerka isolate Pitt River linkage group LG20, Oner_Uvic_2.0, whole genome shotgun sequence genome, one window contains:
- the LOC115103259 gene encoding small conductance calcium-activated potassium channel protein 2-like isoform X2 has translation MKEGATTEQKKLSHAGSKPCLSESSGRLPQIAMNTCKYNGGVVRPLGSLASSRRNLAELDSETQPLQTLHSSGLEVVVSKGNGEDPSKASNESLVRDGNGAPVKKNKDIGYRLGHRRALFEKRKRLSDYALIFGMFGIVVMVTETELSWGVYGKESSYSFALKCLISLSTVILLGLIIMYHAREIQLFMVDNGADDWRIAMTYERIFFIVLELLVCAIHPIPGHYRFTWTARIAFTYTPSTANADVDIILSIPMFLRLYLIGRVMLLHSKLFTDASSRSIGALNKINFNTRFVMKTLMTICPGTVLLVFSISSWIIAAWTVRVCERYHDTQEVTSNFLGAMWLISITFLSIGYGDMVPNTYCGKGVCLLTGIMGAGCTALVVAVVARKLELTKAEKHVHNFMMDTQLCKRVKNTAANVLRETWLIYKHTKLVKKIDHAKVRKHQRKFLQAIHQLRSVKMEQRKLNDQANTLVDLAKTQNVMYDLVSELQERSEELDKRIGMLEEKLDSVTGSLQALPCLISQAINQQQQEFLDGFLHRFRPTSLGSERSERSERSWTSTARRRRSPSTAPHTSSDSG, from the exons GCAACCACTGAGCAGAAGAAGCTGAGCCATGCTGGATCCAAGCCCTGCCTCTCCGAGAGCAGCGGCCGACTCCCTCAGATAGCCATGAACACCTGCAAGTACAATGGTGGCGTAGTGAGACCACTGGGCAGCCTGGCGTCGTCGCGGCGCAACCTAGCAGAGCTCGACTCGGAGACGCAGCCCCTCCAGACGTTGCACAGCTCCGGCCTGGAGGTGGTGGTATCAAAGGGCAACGGCGAGGACCCCAGCAAGGCGTCCAATGAGAGCCTGGTCAGGGATGGAAACGGTGCTCCTGTGAAGAAGAACAAGGACATTGGCTATAGGCTCGGCCACCGGAGGGCGCTCTTTGAGAAACGGAAGAGACTCAGTGACTACGCCCTCATCTTTGGAATGTTCGGGATCGTCGTCATGGTGACTGAGACTGAACTGTCCTGGGGAGTTTACGGCAAG GAATCTTCGTACTCATTTGCACTGAAATGCCTTATCAGCCTTTCCACTGTTATATTGCTTGGTCTTATAATAATGTACCATGCCCGGGAAATCCAG CTGTTTATGGTGGACAATGGGGCAGACGACTGGAGGATAGCCATGACGTACGAGCGCATCTTCTTCATCGTGCTGGAGCTGCTGGTGTGCGCCATCCACCCCATCCCGGGCCATTACCGCTTCACGTGGACGGCGCGGATCGCCTTCACCTACACTCCGTCGACGGCCAACGCCGACGTGGACATCATCCTCTCCATCCCCATGTTCCTCAGGCTCTACCTGATCGGCCGCGTCATGCTGCTGCACAGCAAGCTCTTCACAGACGCCTCGTCACGCAGCATCGGCGCCCTCAACAAGATCAACTTCAACACGCGCTTCGTCATGAAGACGCTCATGACCATCTGCCCCGGCACCGTGCTGCTGGTCTTCAGCATCTCCTCCTGGATCATCGCCGCCTGGACGGTGCGAGTCTGCGAGAG GTATCATGACACACAGGAAGTGACCAGTAACTTCCTGGGAGCCATGTGGCTCATCTCTATTACCTTCCTCTCCATTGGCTACGGAGACATGGTACCTAATACGTACTGTGGGAAAGGCGTATGTCTGCTTACAGGGATCATG GGAGCTGGCTGTACTGCACTGGTGGTCGCCGTGGTAGCCAGGAAGTTGGAGTTGACCAAGGCTGAGAAGCATGTCCACAACTTCATGATGGACACACAACTCTGCAAACGA GTAAAGAACACAGCTGCCAATGTACTCAGGgaaacatggctcatctacaaaCACACTAAGTTGGTCAAGAAGATCGATCACGCCAAGGTGCGGAAACACCAGCGCAAGTTTCTACAGGCCATCCATCA ACTGCGCAGTGTGAAGATGGAGCAGAGGAAACTCAATGATCAGGCCAACACGCTAGTAGACCTGGCTAAG aCCCAGAACGTGATGTATGACCTGGTATCGGAGCTGCAGGAGCGTAGCGAGGAACTGGACAAGCGGATCGGCATGCTAGAGGAAAAGCTGGACTCGGTGACGGGCAGCCTACAGGCTCTGCCCTGTCTCATCTCCCAAGCCATAAACCAGCAGCAGCAGGAATTCCTGGACGGCTTCCTACACCGCTTCCGGCCCACCTCACTGGGCTCAGAGCGCTCCGAACGTTCCGAACGTTCCTGGACCTCCACCGCCCGCCGGCGTCGCTCTCCCTCAACGGCGCCGCACACCTCCTCTGACAGCGGCTAA